A genomic segment from Lignipirellula cremea encodes:
- a CDS encoding alpha-2-macroglobulin family protein — MRAIAMNLTRTALLWGAIAVFGATFSVAAEGDAPLPERREAAQKLMQQGNWNEAFQQLEPIVLDPENAGRPLVQDLQNSISCLNRLGKFSELDGLLESAVEVHGKDWRLLQAAAQHYLNGQHQGFLISGEFVRGPHRGGGKPMQSLERDRVRSLQLFQQAVPLTRDEEIKDDVSDFYLALANALLYNRGYSEAWRLQYLTDLAELPDYEEGYQTYRNYQGAPVDADGKPVFHSAPRSWDVAKTDGERWRFAMEQAVENAPKRMNMVRWELAQFTMQQFGVQTMQQGGYGHFFGRRNDADDEGENESGTYALHTLKENETIARLASGVKRFDLPDEFNFIKILQTIAAEPKTGYGEQALNQLASIFSNRRQYPKAADYWRQSIAEYGPGNNEYKKLQLNQIIEAWGQFEPVMTQAAGEGAAIDFRFRNGANVKFQAQAIQVEKLIADIKTYLRNNPERPDWRRLNIENIGYRLVQEGEAQYIGAEVASWDQKLEPRENHFDRRITVQTPLKAAGAYLLTATMQGGNVSKVIVWVADTAIVKKPLDGQNLYFVADAVSGAPVAKAQLDFFGWRQESLGNRKFKVSTAEFVADASEQGVCLPRPEDLQQNFQWLVTAKGAADGQGRFAFFGFRGVWNPRYYDQEYNTVKVYSITDRPVYRPNQTVHYKMWVRHAQYDQEDVSQFAKQSFPFEIYDPKGEKIVTATLTTDEYGGIEGAYELPADATLGQYQLRLQRQGNGKQPPFSGSGSFRVEEYKKPEFEVTIDAPSKPVMLGEKINATIRAKYYFGAPVANATVKYKIERVDYSQDWYPSAPWDWCYGPGYWWFAPDAPWFPGWRNWVGCVMPGPWWRHQQHNPPELVSEQEVEIGPDGVIEVEIDSQIAKELHGNTDHKYTITAEVRDESRRTIVGTGNVLVARKPFKVYTWVDRGYYHVGEIMQAHLLAQTLDNRGVAGKGVLTLYKITYNDKREPIETPVRRWDLDTNDQGKADIQLQAASKGQYRLAYELTDAEEHKIEGGYLFTIIGDGFDGKDYRFNHLELIPDKADYADGDTVKLQLNTNHVDSTVLLFVRPANGVYLPPKVLQLDGKSAIEEIAVTKKDMPNFFVEALTVSGGQIYWETKEIVVPPEKRVLNVAITPSQETYKPGEKAKVKIHVTEFNGENYSGQTVVSIYDKSLDYIAGGGNTTDIRKFFWDWRRQHNSQTESSLARNSGNMVLPNMPGMQNLGVFGGTVAEEMDGANADDMMMADGPAAGFGGGGGGRMMHRSGDMMMAKGAPMAAMAMAPMADGAMEMAAAPMEASANGVTATTAAAGVENVEPALRSNFADTALWVGALQTDSQGMAEVELDMPENLSTWKIMVWGMGHGTRVGSGEAEVITRKNVIVRLQAPRFFVQKDEVVLSANVHNYLDSAKDVTVVLEAPGGLLELLEDATKIVNIPAGGEHRVDWRVKVLQEGTAVVRMKALTDEESDATQVELPCFVHGMLKTESWAGTVRRDDPSSQLTVSVPAERRPEQSRLEIRYSPSLATAMVDALPYLADYPYGCTEQTLNRFLPAVITQKVLIDMNLDLAAIEKKRTNLNAQEIGDDVDRAKQWKRFDRNPIFEEAELKKIISTGVTSLGNMQNGDGGWGWFSGRGEQSYPHTTAVVVHGLQVAAHNDLPLPEGMLDRGIAWLANYQASQNLLLQNADNNVRPGKTRADDLDTLVYMILVDAGKDNVKMRDYLYRDRNDLAVYSKAMFALALHKVDDKEKRDMLRQNVEQYLVQDAENETAYLQLPENNYWWNWYGSDNEANAYYLKLLAQVDPQGVVAPRLVKYLLNNRKHSTYWNSTRDTAVCVEAFADYIRATGEDKPEMTVEIYVDGKLRQEAEITAENLFSFNNKFLLEGDEVETGDHVIEIRRKGAGQVYFNAYLTNFTLEDPIVAAGLEIQVSRKYYKLVPVEKEIKVAGSRGQALDQRVEKFERVEIQSGETLVSGDLVEVELTLESRNDYEYLIFEDMKAAGFEAVDVRSGYTDEGLRAYTEFRDNRVSFFLQRLARGKNSVSYRLRAEIPGKFSALPARGYAMYAPELKTNSNEVKLGVVDAK, encoded by the coding sequence ATGAGAGCTATTGCTATGAACCTGACTCGCACAGCGCTTCTTTGGGGCGCCATCGCGGTGTTTGGCGCCACATTTTCTGTTGCCGCGGAAGGGGATGCCCCCCTGCCGGAGCGGCGGGAAGCCGCCCAGAAACTGATGCAGCAGGGCAACTGGAACGAAGCGTTCCAGCAGCTGGAGCCGATTGTGCTTGATCCAGAAAACGCGGGCCGACCGCTGGTGCAGGACCTGCAGAACTCCATCTCCTGCTTGAATCGCCTGGGGAAATTCAGCGAGCTTGACGGCCTGCTGGAAAGCGCCGTCGAAGTCCATGGCAAGGACTGGCGTCTGCTCCAGGCGGCCGCCCAGCACTATCTGAACGGGCAGCACCAGGGCTTTCTGATCTCGGGTGAATTTGTCCGCGGCCCCCACCGGGGCGGCGGCAAGCCGATGCAATCGCTGGAACGGGACCGCGTGCGATCCCTGCAGCTGTTCCAGCAGGCCGTCCCGCTGACCCGCGACGAGGAAATCAAAGACGACGTCTCCGATTTCTACCTCGCGCTCGCCAACGCCCTGCTTTATAACCGCGGCTACTCAGAAGCCTGGCGCCTGCAGTATCTGACCGACCTGGCCGAACTGCCGGACTATGAAGAAGGCTATCAGACCTATCGCAACTACCAGGGCGCTCCCGTCGATGCCGACGGCAAGCCCGTGTTCCACTCCGCCCCGCGCAGCTGGGATGTCGCCAAAACCGACGGCGAACGCTGGCGGTTCGCCATGGAACAGGCTGTCGAAAACGCTCCCAAACGGATGAACATGGTCCGCTGGGAACTGGCCCAGTTCACCATGCAACAATTCGGCGTGCAGACGATGCAGCAGGGCGGATACGGCCATTTCTTCGGCCGCCGTAACGACGCCGACGACGAAGGGGAAAATGAAAGCGGAACCTACGCGCTGCATACGCTGAAAGAGAACGAAACCATCGCCCGCCTGGCCTCAGGCGTCAAGCGTTTTGACCTGCCCGACGAATTCAACTTCATCAAAATCCTGCAGACGATCGCCGCCGAACCGAAAACCGGTTACGGTGAACAGGCCCTGAACCAGCTGGCCAGCATTTTCTCCAACCGTCGGCAGTATCCCAAGGCGGCCGACTACTGGCGCCAAAGCATTGCCGAATACGGCCCTGGCAATAACGAATACAAAAAACTGCAGCTGAACCAGATCATCGAAGCCTGGGGCCAGTTTGAACCCGTGATGACGCAGGCCGCCGGCGAAGGCGCCGCGATCGACTTCCGCTTCCGCAACGGAGCGAACGTCAAGTTCCAGGCCCAGGCGATCCAGGTCGAAAAGCTGATCGCCGATATCAAAACCTACCTGCGCAACAACCCCGAACGGCCTGACTGGCGGCGGTTGAATATCGAGAACATCGGCTATCGCCTGGTGCAGGAAGGGGAAGCCCAGTATATCGGCGCCGAAGTCGCATCCTGGGACCAGAAGCTGGAGCCGCGGGAGAACCACTTCGACCGCCGCATTACGGTGCAAACGCCGCTAAAGGCAGCCGGCGCCTATCTGCTGACGGCGACCATGCAGGGCGGCAACGTCAGCAAGGTCATCGTCTGGGTGGCCGATACGGCGATCGTGAAAAAGCCGCTCGACGGCCAGAATCTGTACTTCGTCGCCGACGCCGTTTCCGGCGCGCCGGTCGCCAAGGCCCAGCTCGACTTCTTCGGCTGGCGCCAGGAGTCGCTCGGCAATCGCAAGTTTAAAGTCTCCACCGCCGAGTTTGTCGCCGACGCCAGCGAGCAGGGCGTCTGTCTGCCCCGGCCGGAAGACCTGCAGCAGAACTTCCAGTGGCTGGTCACCGCCAAAGGGGCCGCCGACGGCCAGGGCCGTTTTGCCTTTTTCGGTTTCCGCGGCGTCTGGAACCCGCGTTACTACGACCAGGAATACAACACGGTCAAGGTCTACTCGATCACCGATCGTCCCGTGTATCGGCCGAACCAGACCGTCCATTACAAAATGTGGGTGCGTCACGCCCAGTACGACCAGGAAGACGTCTCGCAGTTCGCCAAACAGAGCTTTCCTTTTGAAATCTACGATCCCAAAGGAGAGAAGATCGTCACCGCCACGCTGACCACCGATGAGTACGGCGGCATCGAAGGCGCCTACGAATTGCCGGCCGACGCCACCCTGGGCCAGTACCAGCTGCGTCTGCAGCGGCAGGGCAACGGCAAGCAGCCGCCGTTTTCCGGCAGCGGTTCGTTCCGCGTGGAAGAGTACAAAAAGCCCGAATTTGAAGTCACCATCGACGCCCCCTCCAAGCCCGTCATGCTGGGCGAAAAGATCAACGCGACGATCAGGGCGAAGTACTACTTTGGCGCGCCGGTCGCCAATGCGACGGTCAAATACAAAATCGAGCGGGTCGATTACTCGCAGGACTGGTACCCCAGCGCTCCCTGGGACTGGTGCTATGGCCCCGGTTACTGGTGGTTTGCTCCCGACGCTCCCTGGTTCCCGGGCTGGCGTAACTGGGTCGGCTGTGTCATGCCGGGCCCGTGGTGGCGGCATCAGCAGCACAACCCGCCGGAACTAGTCTCCGAGCAGGAAGTCGAAATTGGCCCCGACGGCGTGATTGAAGTTGAAATCGACAGCCAGATCGCCAAGGAACTGCACGGCAACACCGACCACAAATACACCATCACCGCCGAGGTCCGCGATGAATCGCGCCGCACCATCGTCGGCACAGGCAACGTGCTGGTCGCCCGCAAGCCGTTCAAGGTTTACACCTGGGTCGACCGCGGTTACTACCACGTCGGCGAAATCATGCAGGCCCATCTGCTGGCCCAGACGCTCGACAACCGCGGCGTCGCTGGCAAAGGGGTGCTGACCCTCTACAAGATCACCTACAACGACAAACGGGAGCCGATTGAAACGCCCGTCCGTCGCTGGGATCTCGATACCAACGATCAGGGGAAAGCCGACATCCAGCTGCAGGCTGCCTCCAAAGGGCAGTACCGCCTGGCCTACGAACTGACCGACGCCGAAGAGCACAAGATCGAAGGCGGTTACCTGTTTACCATCATTGGCGACGGGTTTGACGGCAAGGATTACCGCTTTAATCACCTGGAGCTGATCCCCGACAAGGCCGACTACGCCGACGGCGACACGGTCAAACTGCAGCTCAACACCAACCATGTGGACAGCACCGTGCTGCTGTTCGTACGGCCGGCCAACGGCGTGTACCTGCCGCCCAAAGTGCTGCAGCTGGATGGCAAAAGCGCGATCGAAGAGATCGCCGTCACCAAGAAAGATATGCCCAACTTCTTCGTCGAGGCGCTCACCGTTTCCGGCGGCCAGATCTACTGGGAAACCAAAGAGATCGTCGTCCCGCCCGAAAAACGGGTGCTGAACGTAGCGATCACTCCTTCGCAGGAAACCTACAAACCGGGAGAAAAAGCGAAGGTCAAAATCCACGTCACCGAATTCAACGGCGAGAACTACTCGGGCCAGACCGTCGTCAGCATTTACGACAAGTCGCTCGATTACATCGCTGGCGGTGGAAATACGACCGACATCCGCAAGTTCTTCTGGGACTGGCGACGCCAGCATAACAGCCAGACAGAAAGCAGCCTCGCCCGTAACTCGGGCAACATGGTTCTGCCCAACATGCCCGGCATGCAGAACCTGGGCGTCTTCGGCGGCACAGTCGCTGAAGAAATGGACGGAGCCAATGCCGACGATATGATGATGGCCGACGGCCCCGCTGCCGGCTTCGGCGGCGGAGGAGGCGGACGAATGATGCATCGGTCCGGCGACATGATGATGGCCAAAGGCGCCCCCATGGCGGCCATGGCGATGGCTCCCATGGCTGACGGCGCGATGGAAATGGCGGCCGCTCCGATGGAAGCCAGCGCCAACGGCGTAACCGCCACCACGGCCGCCGCCGGTGTCGAGAACGTGGAGCCTGCCCTGCGCAGCAACTTCGCCGACACGGCCCTCTGGGTCGGCGCCCTGCAGACCGATTCGCAAGGGATGGCCGAGGTCGAACTCGACATGCCGGAAAACCTCAGCACCTGGAAGATCATGGTCTGGGGGATGGGGCACGGCACCCGCGTCGGCTCCGGCGAAGCGGAAGTGATCACCCGCAAGAACGTTATCGTGCGACTGCAGGCCCCGCGGTTCTTTGTGCAAAAAGACGAAGTCGTCCTGTCGGCCAACGTCCATAATTATCTGGACTCCGCCAAAGACGTCACCGTGGTTCTCGAAGCGCCCGGCGGTCTGCTGGAACTGCTGGAAGACGCCACTAAAATCGTCAACATTCCCGCCGGCGGCGAACACCGTGTGGACTGGCGGGTGAAGGTCCTGCAGGAAGGGACCGCCGTCGTGCGGATGAAAGCCCTGACCGATGAAGAGTCCGACGCCACCCAGGTGGAGCTGCCCTGCTTCGTGCATGGCATGCTCAAAACCGAAAGCTGGGCCGGCACGGTTCGCCGCGACGATCCCAGCTCGCAGCTGACGGTTTCAGTCCCCGCTGAAAGGCGCCCGGAACAGTCCCGCCTGGAGATTCGCTACTCGCCCAGCCTGGCGACGGCGATGGTCGACGCGCTGCCTTACCTGGCCGATTACCCTTACGGATGCACCGAGCAAACGCTCAACCGCTTCCTGCCGGCCGTGATCACCCAGAAGGTGCTGATCGACATGAACCTGGATCTGGCCGCGATCGAAAAGAAACGCACCAACTTGAACGCCCAGGAAATCGGCGACGATGTCGACCGGGCCAAACAGTGGAAGCGTTTTGATCGCAACCCGATCTTCGAAGAAGCCGAGTTGAAAAAGATCATCAGCACCGGCGTTACCAGCCTGGGCAACATGCAAAATGGCGACGGCGGCTGGGGCTGGTTCAGCGGCCGCGGCGAACAAAGCTACCCGCACACCACCGCCGTGGTGGTGCATGGGCTGCAGGTTGCCGCCCACAACGATCTGCCCCTGCCCGAAGGGATGCTGGACCGCGGCATTGCGTGGCTGGCGAATTACCAGGCCAGCCAGAACCTGCTGCTGCAGAACGCGGACAACAACGTCCGTCCCGGTAAAACCCGGGCCGACGACCTGGATACGCTCGTCTATATGATCCTGGTCGACGCCGGGAAAGATAACGTCAAGATGCGGGACTACCTGTATCGCGACCGGAACGACCTCGCCGTCTACTCCAAGGCGATGTTCGCACTCGCCCTGCACAAGGTCGACGACAAAGAAAAACGCGACATGCTGCGGCAGAACGTCGAGCAGTACCTGGTGCAGGACGCCGAAAACGAAACGGCCTACCTTCAGCTGCCGGAAAACAACTACTGGTGGAACTGGTACGGCAGCGACAACGAAGCCAACGCTTACTACCTGAAGCTGCTCGCCCAGGTGGATCCCCAGGGCGTCGTCGCCCCGCGACTGGTGAAGTACCTGCTGAACAACCGGAAGCACTCCACTTACTGGAATTCGACCCGTGACACGGCCGTCTGCGTGGAAGCGTTCGCCGACTACATTCGCGCCACCGGCGAAGACAAACCGGAAATGACGGTCGAAATCTACGTCGATGGCAAGCTTCGCCAGGAAGCGGAGATCACGGCCGAGAACCTGTTCTCCTTCAACAACAAATTCCTCCTCGAAGGGGACGAAGTGGAGACGGGCGACCATGTGATCGAAATCCGCCGCAAGGGAGCCGGGCAGGTGTACTTCAACGCCTACCTGACGAACTTCACCCTCGAGGATCCGATCGTCGCCGCCGGTCTGGAAATCCAGGTCAGCCGCAAGTACTACAAGCTAGTGCCGGTTGAAAAAGAGATCAAAGTCGCGGGCAGCCGCGGCCAGGCTCTCGACCAGCGCGTCGAGAAATTCGAACGCGTCGAAATCCAGTCCGGCGAAACGCTCGTCAGCGGCGATCTGGTTGAAGTCGAACTGACCCTCGAAAGCAGGAATGACTACGAGTATCTCATTTTTGAAGACATGAAAGCGGCCGGTTTTGAAGCGGTCGACGTTCGCAGCGGATACACCGACGAAGGCTTGCGGGCCTACACGGAGTTCCGCGATAATCGCGTGTCGTTCTTCCTGCAGCGACTGGCCCGCGGCAAGAACAGCGTGTCGTATCGCCTGCGGGCGGAGATCCCCGGCAAGTTCAGTGCGCTCCCCGCCCGGGGTTACGCCATGTACGCACCGGAGCTCAAAACCAACTCCAACGAGGTGAAACTCGGCGTCGTCGACGCGAAGTAA
- a CDS encoding DUF6580 family putative transport protein, which produces MLATSFKISKTDACLFVGLAALCVVTRLIPHPPNFVAIGAAALFAGWVIRNRAVALLAPLTGMAIADFFLGAYHWPVMLAVYCTLVLPTALGMLLSRRWSLASFAACSLAGASCHFVVVNFAVWQCSPWYAKTVLGLIECYAAGLPFLKYKLAGDLVWTSVLFGGYALVFAAPKVLAAVHSLAGKLASSPPTGHTAEELQPE; this is translated from the coding sequence ATGCTTGCCACCTCTTTCAAAATCTCGAAAACCGACGCCTGCCTGTTTGTTGGACTGGCCGCCCTGTGCGTGGTGACGCGGCTGATCCCGCATCCCCCTAACTTTGTGGCGATCGGCGCCGCGGCCCTGTTTGCCGGCTGGGTCATCCGCAATCGGGCGGTTGCTTTGCTGGCCCCGCTGACCGGCATGGCGATTGCCGATTTCTTCCTGGGCGCTTACCACTGGCCCGTGATGCTGGCCGTTTACTGCACGCTCGTGCTGCCGACTGCTTTGGGGATGCTGCTGTCGCGGCGGTGGAGCCTGGCGAGTTTTGCCGCCTGTAGCCTGGCCGGCGCTTCGTGTCATTTTGTGGTGGTGAATTTCGCCGTGTGGCAGTGCAGCCCGTGGTACGCCAAGACCGTGCTGGGTCTGATCGAATGCTATGCGGCCGGCCTGCCGTTTCTGAAGTACAAGCTGGCTGGCGATCTGGTCTGGACGAGCGTCCTGTTCGGCGGTTACGCCCTGGTGTTCGCGGCGCCGAAAGTCCTGGCGGCTGTTCATTCGCTGGCCGGGAAACTGGCGTCGTCGCCGCCGACCGGCCACACGGCCGAAGAACTGCAGCCGGAGTAA
- a CDS encoding DUF1552 domain-containing protein, with translation MKPTSQHIPLDRRSFLRSAATGVVVGLPFLEAMSRNSRSVVNAGEIADDERPRRSVFTFWGLGMNGRDYTPKETGRDYQLTPILQPLAPHRDDLTVISGLKLTHSGGHGGDRTFLTGTATHAADTKLRVSADQELAEIVGGQTRFPSLQLGVRRGTGFGAPQDNTLSWTRSGTPLPAENRPHVLFDKLFRPDTPESLAQREQSFARQQSVLDSVREEARRLSESLGKNDRQKLEEYFTSIRDLEKRMAFDQQWLYQPKPQVDPIDFGDEQGLDPDKTNLDYRRYQRLMFDVIALALQTDSTRVISYMARKDNSDGTGAYRKETNNPYGYHTMTHHGEDPDKLKWWTIVDTHYMEEWAYFLDRMKSVKEGTGNLLDHTLVAWGSSGGTINAHNNHHLPTMLCGGSRLGVKHQGHLIREDNYLGNLWQTMFGVMGAPTPDNFQDGEADGVITELV, from the coding sequence ATGAAACCGACTTCGCAACATATCCCGCTGGACCGCCGTAGCTTTCTCCGTTCGGCCGCCACAGGCGTCGTGGTGGGGCTGCCCTTTCTGGAAGCAATGAGCCGCAACTCACGGAGCGTGGTCAACGCCGGCGAGATCGCCGACGACGAACGCCCCCGCCGGTCTGTCTTCACCTTCTGGGGCCTGGGGATGAACGGCCGGGACTACACGCCGAAGGAAACGGGCCGCGACTACCAGCTGACGCCCATCCTGCAGCCGCTGGCTCCGCACCGGGACGACCTCACCGTCATTTCCGGCCTGAAGCTGACCCACTCCGGCGGGCACGGCGGCGACCGCACCTTTTTGACCGGCACCGCCACTCATGCGGCCGACACCAAACTGCGCGTCTCAGCCGACCAGGAACTGGCGGAGATCGTCGGCGGGCAAACCCGCTTCCCTTCCCTGCAGCTGGGCGTTCGTCGCGGCACCGGTTTTGGCGCCCCGCAGGATAACACGCTTTCCTGGACCCGCAGCGGCACGCCGTTGCCGGCCGAGAATCGCCCGCACGTGCTGTTCGACAAGCTCTTCCGCCCCGATACGCCTGAGTCGCTGGCCCAGCGCGAGCAGTCCTTCGCCCGGCAGCAGAGCGTGCTGGATTCCGTCCGCGAAGAAGCCCGTCGCCTGTCCGAAAGCCTGGGGAAGAACGATCGCCAGAAGCTGGAAGAGTACTTCACCTCGATCCGCGACCTGGAAAAACGGATGGCCTTCGACCAGCAATGGCTGTACCAGCCCAAACCGCAGGTCGACCCGATCGACTTCGGCGATGAACAGGGCCTGGATCCCGACAAAACGAACCTCGACTATCGCCGGTACCAGCGGCTGATGTTCGATGTGATCGCCCTCGCCCTGCAGACCGACAGCACCCGGGTGATTTCCTACATGGCCCGCAAGGACAACAGCGACGGCACCGGCGCCTATCGGAAGGAAACCAACAACCCTTACGGCTACCACACCATGACGCACCACGGGGAAGACCCCGACAAGCTCAAATGGTGGACGATCGTCGACACCCACTACATGGAAGAATGGGCCTACTTCCTCGATCGGATGAAGAGCGTCAAAGAAGGGACCGGCAACCTGCTCGACCACACCCTGGTCGCCTGGGGGAGCAGCGGCGGCACGATCAACGCCCACAACAACCACCACCTGCCCACCATGCTCTGCGGCGGCAGCCGCCTGGGCGTAAAACACCAGGGGCATCTGATCAGGGAAGACAACTACCTGGGCAACCTGTGGCAGACCATGTTCGGCGTGATGGGAGCCCCGACGCCCGACAACTTCCAGGACGGCGAAGCCGACGGCGTCATCACCGAGCTGGTTTAA